In the Lysinibacillus sp. PLM2 genome, one interval contains:
- a CDS encoding ABC transporter ATP-binding protein gives MLKLEGINKIFNEGTLDEKVALNNINLHLAPGDFVTVIGSNGAGKSTMLNMIAGALSPDFGAISIDGKDVTKYPEYKRSKFIGRVFQDPMAGTAPTMTIEENLAIAYSRNKKRALRFGVNRERKDFFKTSLEKLHLNLENRLNAKVGLLSGGERQALSLLMATFTQPSILLLDEHTAALDPSRAELITNLTKQLVEENNLTTLMVTHNMQQAIDLGNRLIMMDKGQIIYEVTAENKPSLTIPDLMAEFERIRGEKMASDRALLG, from the coding sequence TTGCTTAAACTAGAGGGAATTAACAAAATCTTTAATGAAGGTACACTAGATGAAAAAGTGGCTTTAAATAATATTAACTTACATCTGGCTCCTGGGGACTTTGTTACGGTCATTGGAAGTAACGGTGCAGGGAAATCGACGATGTTAAACATGATTGCAGGTGCATTAAGCCCGGATTTTGGTGCAATTTCCATTGATGGAAAAGATGTGACGAAATACCCTGAGTATAAACGTTCAAAATTCATTGGCCGTGTTTTCCAGGACCCAATGGCAGGCACAGCACCAACGATGACGATTGAAGAGAATTTAGCGATTGCATATTCTCGTAATAAAAAACGTGCATTACGATTCGGCGTTAATCGTGAGCGAAAAGATTTCTTCAAAACATCGTTAGAAAAATTGCATCTAAACTTAGAGAATCGTTTAAATGCAAAGGTTGGATTGTTATCTGGTGGTGAGCGTCAAGCATTATCACTATTAATGGCGACCTTTACACAACCATCTATTTTGTTGTTAGATGAACATACAGCTGCACTAGATCCATCTCGTGCAGAGCTTATAACAAACTTAACAAAGCAACTCGTTGAGGAAAACAATTTAACAACATTAATGGTAACTCACAATATGCAACAAGCAATCGATCTCGGAAATCGTTTAATCATGATGGATAAAGGCCAAATCATCTATGAAGTAACTGCTGAAAACAAACCAAGCTTAACAATCCCTGACTTAATGGCAGAATTCGAACGCATCCGCGGTGAAAAAATGGCATCAGACAGAGCATTATTAGGCTAA
- a CDS encoding membrane protein produces MKTKFIATIGLVAALYVAITLIIAPFGYGEFQFRVSEIFNHLVAFNPLYMTGVVIGVFIANLFSPLGLYDLVFGVGHSIITLAIFILICKFVKNIWARLIINSFLFTFTMFIITIELHLAYGIPWGLFLWTWFTCAVGEFVVLTIGAPIMYLLNKRLNFKDLIQNRR; encoded by the coding sequence ATGAAAACGAAATTTATTGCTACTATCGGTTTAGTTGCAGCTCTATATGTAGCTATCACATTAATAATTGCACCTTTTGGATATGGGGAATTTCAATTCCGTGTATCTGAAATATTTAACCACTTAGTTGCCTTTAACCCTCTTTATATGACGGGTGTTGTAATTGGTGTGTTTATAGCGAATTTATTTTCACCATTAGGTTTGTATGATTTAGTGTTCGGTGTGGGACATTCGATTATTACTCTTGCAATCTTTATTTTAATTTGTAAATTTGTGAAAAACATCTGGGCACGCCTTATTATCAACTCATTTTTATTTACCTTCACGATGTTCATCATTACGATAGAATTGCACTTAGCTTATGGTATTCCATGGGGATTGTTCCTGTGGACTTGGTTTACTTGTGCAGTTGGTGAATTTGTTGTATTAACTATTGGGGCACCGATTATGTATCTTTTAAATAAACGTTTAAATTTTAAAGATTTAATTCAAAATCGCAGATAA
- a CDS encoding ABC transporter permease produces MFIAFTALFGSIEQGIIYAIMALGVYLTFRVLDFPDLTVDGSFVTGAATAAMMIALGYHPILATLTAVVAGFIAGCMTGLLHTKGNINPLLSGILMMIALYSINLRIMGLTSEDAIVRPSIPLLNEETIFSQFQSFWSNLGIDGALTSFVKETLGFQTAPQTWGTILLVLVITIAIKIIADWFLKTEVGLAIRATGDNKRMIRSFSANTDSLIVLGLGLSNALVAFAGSLIAQYSKFSDVNMGIGMIVIGLASVIIGEAIFGTKTIFRTTLAIVMGAIIYRIIYALALQVKWLDSGDMKLITAIIVILALVIPQIINKQREKKRKEKRRLERLAEQQLGMQGGNDLA; encoded by the coding sequence ATGTTCATAGCATTTACAGCACTGTTTGGTTCAATTGAACAAGGAATCATCTATGCAATTATGGCACTCGGAGTGTATTTAACATTCCGAGTGTTAGATTTTCCAGATTTAACGGTTGACGGGAGCTTTGTAACGGGTGCAGCTACAGCAGCAATGATGATTGCGTTAGGCTACCATCCGATTTTAGCTACTTTAACGGCTGTTGTTGCTGGATTTATTGCAGGATGTATGACTGGTTTATTACATACTAAAGGAAATATTAATCCGCTTTTATCAGGGATTTTAATGATGATTGCATTGTATTCCATTAATCTACGCATTATGGGACTAACTTCAGAGGATGCAATTGTACGCCCAAGTATTCCGCTGTTAAACGAAGAAACAATTTTTTCACAGTTTCAAAGTTTTTGGAGCAATTTAGGAATTGACGGTGCATTAACAAGTTTTGTGAAAGAAACTTTGGGATTCCAAACAGCACCACAAACTTGGGGAACAATTCTTCTTGTTTTAGTAATTACAATTGCTATTAAAATAATAGCAGACTGGTTCTTAAAAACAGAAGTGGGATTAGCAATCCGTGCAACAGGCGATAACAAAAGAATGATTAGAAGCTTCTCGGCGAACACGGATTCGTTGATCGTATTAGGCTTAGGTCTTTCCAATGCATTAGTTGCATTTGCTGGATCATTAATCGCTCAATATTCTAAATTCTCAGATGTGAATATGGGGATTGGGATGATTGTTATTGGGCTTGCATCAGTCATTATCGGTGAAGCGATATTTGGTACAAAAACAATCTTCCGTACAACTCTTGCAATTGTAATGGGTGCAATAATTTACCGAATTATTTACGCACTTGCGTTACAGGTTAAGTGGCTAGATTCCGGAGATATGAAATTAATTACAGCAATCATCGTAATTTTAGCACTTGTGATTCCACAGATTATTAATAAGCAACGAGAGAAAAAACGTAAGGAAAAACGGCGATTAGAGCGTCTGGCGGAGCAACAATTAGGAATGCAAGGAGGGAATGACCTTGCTTAA
- a CDS encoding ABC transporter substrate-binding protein produces MKKLSFLLFGLILLLAACGSGGSSEPSNEPAESTENTNGTAEETPTETKSYKIGITQIVEHASLDSATEGFIAAIEESGLDVEFVKENAQNDQSMNITIAQKLVSENVDLIFANSTPSAQAAKSATGDIPIIFTSVTDPVGAELVDSMEAPGANVTGTVDLHPETISNTVDFIVDELGVTKVGTIYNTGEQNSVVQVKQMKELLEAKGATLTEASVSTSAEVKQAAESLLGQVEAFYIITDNTVVSALSTVVDVANTNQLPLIVGELDSVAGGGLAAYGFSYYDIGYEAGEMAVKILKGEATPSEIPAAYPANLKLVINKATAETIGVEIQDSWNAEVIE; encoded by the coding sequence ATGAAAAAGCTATCTTTTTTATTATTTGGTTTAATTCTACTGCTTGCTGCGTGTGGTAGCGGGGGTAGTAGTGAACCTTCTAATGAACCTGCTGAATCAACTGAAAATACAAATGGTACAGCAGAGGAAACGCCGACAGAAACAAAATCTTATAAAATTGGTATTACTCAAATTGTAGAGCATGCATCATTAGATTCTGCGACAGAAGGATTTATTGCAGCTATTGAGGAATCTGGCTTAGATGTAGAGTTCGTGAAAGAGAACGCGCAAAATGATCAAAGTATGAATATAACAATTGCGCAAAAATTAGTGAGTGAAAATGTTGACTTAATCTTTGCTAATTCAACTCCGTCAGCGCAAGCTGCGAAAAGTGCGACAGGTGATATTCCTATCATATTTACGTCAGTAACTGACCCAGTTGGAGCAGAGTTAGTTGACTCGATGGAAGCGCCAGGTGCTAACGTAACAGGTACGGTTGACTTACATCCAGAAACAATTTCTAATACAGTAGACTTTATTGTTGATGAGCTTGGTGTTACAAAAGTAGGAACGATATACAACACAGGTGAACAAAACTCTGTAGTTCAAGTAAAACAAATGAAAGAATTATTAGAGGCAAAAGGTGCAACATTAACTGAGGCTTCAGTTTCAACATCTGCAGAAGTAAAGCAAGCTGCTGAATCTTTACTAGGCCAAGTAGAAGCATTTTATATTATTACAGATAACACAGTTGTATCAGCACTTTCTACAGTAGTGGATGTAGCAAATACAAATCAATTACCTTTAATCGTTGGTGAATTAGATTCAGTTGCTGGTGGCGGATTAGCTGCATACGGTTTCTCATATTATGATATCGGTTATGAAGCAGGAGAAATGGCTGTGAAAATTTTAAAAGGTGAAGCAACACCATCAGAAATTCCAGCAGCATATCCAGCAAACTTAAAATTAGTGATTAATAAAGCTACAGCTGAAACAATCGGCGTAGAAATCCAAGATTCATGGAATGCGGAAGTAATCGAATAA